The nucleotide window GTTCTCGTCGATCGCTTCGAGGAACGCTTCAACCTCAGCCAGTGCTTCAGCACTCAGGCTGGCTGCGCTCACCGGGTTCTTCGGGGTGTAGCCGATCTTCGCCGAGGTCACGGTAAAGCCATGCTCCGGCAACGCCTTTTGCACGGCATCCAGGTCAGTGGTGTCGGTGATGAACAGGGTCGAACCCTCTTCTTCACCTTCTTCAAAGTCCTGGGCGCCGGCTTCGATGGCGGCCATTTCCGGGTCGGCGTCACCTTCCGGGGTAGCCTCGATCAGGCCGACGTGGTTGAAGTCCCAGGCCACCGAGCCGCTGGCGCCCAGCTGGCCCTTGCGGAACAGCACGCGGATCTGCGCGACGGTGCGGTTGACGTTGTCGGTCAGGCACTCGACGATCAACGGTACCTGATGCGGCGCGAAACCTTCGTAGCTGACTGCCGAGTACTGCACGGTATCACCGTCCAGACCAGCGCCCTTGCGAATCGCCCGTTCCAGCGTTTCACGGGTCATCGAAGCCTTCTTGGCCTGCACGATCGCCAGGCGCAGGCGCGGGTTCATGTCGGGATCGGCGCCCGATTTGGCAGCGATCTGGATTTCCTTGGACAGCTTGCCCATGACCTTGCCTTTGGCATTGGCCGCTGTTTCTCTATGTTTGGCTTTCCACTGTGCGCCCATGTCGACTCTCTTGTTTCAGCGGCCGGTTCAGGAAGCGACCGGCCAAAAGTGGGTGCATTTTATACGCCCTCAGGCATGGGATCGACAAGAAATCTCATCAGCCTTTATCGGCTTTGCCCGCCGCCGCCGCAAACCGTGCCAGGCGCACGTCCAGCCGGCGCGGTCGCAAACCGTGGTCCTCTGCACGCTCCTTGCGGCGGATGGCATTGCGCACCATCAGCGAGCCCAGGTAGCGGATCGGTTCGGGCGGGAAAAGCCCCAGCGGCCCCTTGACCAGCGGCGAACGGGTCCACGGGTTATCCAGCCCCAGCGCCAGCGACGAAAGAATCTGCCCACCCATATGACACGGGCCAACGCCGCTGCCGGAGTACCCAAAGCCATAGAACACGTTGCCCTGCCCGTCCAGGCGACCAAAGAACGGCAAGCCGGTCACCGAGCGGTCCGACGGCCCGTTCCAGCTGGCCGCCAGGGGCACCTCGGCCAAGGCCGGGAAAAACTCGCCAACGGTTTCGCCCAGCAATGGCCGGTACGGCGACGGCTGGTCGAATACCGGCAGCATGCGCCCGCCATAGGCAAAGGTGTTGCCGCCCTTGCCGAGCATCAGCCGGCCATCAGAGGTGTTGTGGTAGTAATGCACGAAAATACGCGAGTCGAGCACGCTGATGCCGCTGTCCAGACCGATCTGGCTTAGCAGTTCGGGGCACGGTTCGGTAATGACCATGTCGCTGGAAACGATCGCCACGCTGCGCTCGAACTGCGGAAAAGCCCGCGCCATCCAGGCATTGAGGCCCAGCACCACGCGATCGGCACGTACGGTTCCATGAGCGGTGCGCACCTGCACCGGGGCGCCGTGCTCCAGGCCGGTCATGGCGGTACCTTCATGAATGCGCACACCGCGCTGCAAGGCCACCCGGCGCAGGCCGCGCACCAGCTTGCCCGGCTGCACCGTGGCTGCCGCCGGCGAGAACCAGCCCTCCAGATGCCGCGCCGAACCCGCCAGACGCTGCACCTGTTCCAAGGGCAGGCGGCGGAACGAATTGATACCCTTCTGCTCCAGCGCAGCGATCACCCCGTCCGTGGCGCCGATCTGTGCCGCGTTGGTGGCGGTGTACAGCGTGCCGTCCAGGCGGTAGTCACAGTCAATGCCGTTGGCCGCGCAAAACGCCCCGATGTCACCGATGCTGCGCTCCGACTCGCGCACCAGGCGCACCGCCTCGGCCATGCCGAACAGGCGCTCCAGGGTGAAGTACTTGGCCGACCAGGACAACGCGCAGCCACCATTGCGGCCACTGGCACCGGCGCCGCAGATGTCGGCTTCGATCAGCAACACATCCAGTGCCGGCACCGCCTCCTTGAGCATCAATGCGGTCCACAGGCCGGTGTAGCCGCCGCCGACAATGCACACATCGCAGCGGGCATCGCCTTGCAGCGGCGGGCACACCGCCTCCTGCGTGGAGTCCAGGGCCTGTTGCAGCCAGAAGGGTCTCATTCGCTCGCTTTCCTTTCAGGTACGCAGTGGCTTGATTGCCATGCTGGTATTCGGTGCCACGTCGTTGCTTTGCACACTGCTGGCCGGGCGGCTGTTCCAGTGCGGCAGCAGCACCAGCGCCGAGAACAGCGCGCAGCCAGCGAACACGATGAACACCGTGACGCCGTCGAAATACCCGGGTAGCAGCCCACCCAGCACCGCCCCCACCGAGCCGCAACCATTGACGAATCCGGCGGCAGTGGCACCGGCCTTGGCGGTACCGAAGTCGATGGCAGCGGCGCCGCTGATCATTGAGTCAGGCCCGTACAGGGTCAGGCCCATGACGAACAGCAAGGCCACCACCAGCATCACGCTTCCGGTGTGCATGGCCGCCATGAACGCCGCCAGGGTCATGGTCAGCAGCACCAGGCTGATCACGCAGGCCGGCATGCGCCGGGCGCCAAACAGTTTGTCGGAGGCCAGGCCGATCATGATCGGACCAAGCAACCCCGCCAGCTCGAAGGCGGTTGGGATGATAGCCGCGCCGACCTTGCCTACTGAGGGCATCTGCTCGAACACGATCACCGGCCCCCACAGCAGGATGGCGTAGCGCGCCGGCTTCAACAGGAAGTACGCAAGCCCTAAAGTCAGCACCGTGCGGTTGCGCAGGATCTCCCTCAGCGGCGCCCACACGCTGCACAGGTTGTCGGCCGGGGCCATGCTCTGCGGCTCGGGTTCCACCGCCGGCAGGCCGACATCCTCAGGCTTGTTGCGCTGCAGGAAGAAAAACAGCACGGCCACCAAAGCCACCACGGCGGCACTGGAGAAGAACGCTGCGTGCCAGGTACCCACCAGGGTATAGGCCCACCACCCCGCGAACGGTGAGGCCACCAGGCCGCCGAAGGCATAGCAGGAACTCCACAGGCCCAGTACCCGCCCACGCTGCGAGGCCGGGAAGAAGCTGCCGATGTTCTTGCACAAACCGGCCCAGCCGGTGGACTGCGCCAGGCCCTGCACCAGCATGCAGGTGGCAAAGATCGGGAAGGTGGCGTAGCTGCCCATCACCACCGCTGCCACAGCAGAAATCAGCAACCCGCCAAGCACCACCACCCGCGGGCCGAAGCGGTCGGCGAGCATGCCCCAGGTAAACTGGCCCACGGCGTAGGCGGCCAGGTAGATGGCGTCGAGGTTGGCCATGGCGGCCTTGTCGAGCATGAAACTTGGGTCTTCAGCGATGCCCAGCTTGGCGACCGAGAAGGCTTTGCGGGTGAAGTAGAAGGCGGCGTAGGCCAGCCAGGTGATGGCGAAAATCTGGATGCGCCAGCGTTTGAACGCGGCTAGGGATTGATTCATGTGTGTCTGACCTCTTGCTCAAGTGTGCCGGCAGAATGTGAAGAAACGCCTGTCTTGTTCTTGTGTTACGCACAGCGATGACGAGGCTGTCATCGGGTCAGGTGGCGCCGTGTGGGCACCAGGGCCCTGGCGGCATTCGTGATGCCGGCACCGGGCTGACATCTATGGAAACAGTTGCGCTAAGATAAATAAAATCGATTTATCGTATTACACACATAAGCCAAGCTTGTTACTGAGGTCAGCCATGTCGGTTTCCCACGCTCAACTCAAAGCCTTCCATGCGGTGGCCGTGCACGGCAGCTTTACCCGCGCTGCGCAAAAGCTGTTCCTGACCCAGCCAGCAGTGTCGGACCAGGTGCGCAAACTGGAGGAGCGCTTCGGCGTATTGCTGTTCCACCGCAACAAGCGTTCGGTGCAACTCACCGACCTTGGCGAGCGCCTGCTGGGCATCAGCCAGCGCCTGTTCGCCTGCGAGGCCGAGGCCCAGGAGCTGCTGCACGATTCGCGCGCGCTGCACACCGGCAGCCTGGTGCTGGCAGTGGATGCCCCGGTGCACGTGCTGCCGCAGGTCGCCCGCTTCTGCCAGCGCTACCCGGGCATTCAGGTGAAGATCGAAACGGGCAATACCGACGAATCGCTTGCGCGGCTGTTCAGCTATCAGGCCGACCTGGCCCTGCTCGGGCGGGATGTCGACGATGAACGCCTGCATTGCCTGCCGCTGCGCCGCGACCCGATGGTGGCGTTTGTGTCCCACCATCACCCCTGGGCCAGCCGTGGCTCGATCAGCCTGGCCGACCTTGATGACATGCCACTGGTGCTGCGCGAGCCCGGCTCGGTGACGCGACAGACCCTGGAAGAAGAGATGCAACGCGCGGGTTTGCGGATTCGCCCGGCGATCCAGGTGGAAGGCCGCGAAGCGGCGCGGGAAGCGGTGGTGGTGGGGATTGGCGTGGGCGTGGTGTCAGCGGCGGAGTTTGGCGCCGATGCGCGGGTGTGTGCGTTGCCGATCGTGGATTGTCAGCGGCATTTGACCGAGACGCTGGTGTGCCTGAGCGAGCAGCGTACGCGGCGTGTCGTGGCGACCTTTTTGCAGGTGGTCGAGGAAGGGTTGTAAGCCTGTACCGGCCCTTGTGCTGCGAAGAGGCCAGTGCAGGCCACCCGACTATGCTGGGTTAACTTCAACCCCCGGCACACTAACCATGCTCTACCGCTTTGCCGCCGACACCCTGGTCCTGCTGCACCTGGCCTTCATCCTGCTAGTGCTGTTCGGCGGCCTGCTGGTGCTCAAGTGGCGCCCTGCCCTGTTAATCCACTTGCCGGCCCTGGCCTGGGGCCTGGCGGTGGAGTGCCTGCACCTGGGCTGCCCGCTCACCACCTGGGAAAACCGCATGCGCAGCGCAGCCGGGGGCGCAGGCTACCAGGGCGGCTTTGTCGAGCACTATATCTGGCCACTGATCTACCCCGCCGGGCTGACACCGCACACTCAATTGCTGTTGGGCAGCATCGTGCTGCTGCTCAACCTGGGCATCTACAGCTACGTGGCCTGGCGCTGGCGCCGGCCTAGCGGGTAGCGATCACGAACAACCGCGGGAACGGCAGCAGCACCTTGCCATCGGTGGCCGGCGGGTAGTCGCGCTGCATGGCCTGCAAGTACATCTGCAGGAAGTCAGCCTGCTCCTGCTCATCAAGCCTGGCCAGGTAAGGCCGCAACGCCGAACCCTTGAACCACTCCACCACCGCTTCGGCGCCGCCCGCCAAGGGGTGGTGATAAGTGGTCCGCCACACATCCACCCGCGCACACAGCGGGCTGAGCAAGTCGTAGTAGAACGCCGCATTGTGCCGTGGCGGCAACTGGAAATCGGCGAATTTCGCCGCCCAGGGGCCTTGGCTGGCAATCTCGCGCAACTGCCGGTGAGCCGGTTCGTCGAGGTTGTCGGGGGTTTGCACGGCCAGACTGGCGCCTTCGCTCAACTGACGCACCAGGTGCGGGTATAGCGAGGCGTGGTCAGGTACCCATTGCAGAGAGGCATTGGCCAGGATCAGGTCCTGCGGCTCGGGGGCAGACCAGCCGGCAATGTCGGCGATGACCGTCCGTACCCGCGGGATGCGCAGCCGTTTGCGCTCGCGGGCCTTGTCGATCATGTCCGGGTCGCTGTCCAGCGCGGTCACCTGGGCATCGGGGTAGCGTTGCAGCAACACCTCGGTGGAATTGCCCGGGCCGCAGCCCAGGTCGGTGGCATGGCGCACCGGGCGTGGCGGGATGGCGGCGAGCAGGTCGCGCACCGCGCGGGTGCGTTCGTCTTCGAACAGGGAATACTGGTTGGCGGACCAGGCCATGTGGGGCTCCTTTTGGGCGGGCAATGTGCCTAGCATATGCCATCTGTCGACTGTGAGGGCCCTATCGCCGGCAAGCCAGCTCCCACAGGGACAGTGCAGCACTTGAAGGCGATGATGCCCTTGTGGGAGCTGGCTTGCCGGTGATGAGACCCTGACCCGTTTTCAGAAATCCCAGCGGGTGGTCACCATGACGTTGCGTGGCTCGCCGTAATAGCCACTGTAGAACGTGGTATCCAGCGCACTGAGGTACTTGTTGTCGAACAGGTTGTTGACGTTCAGCGTGGTGGAAAGCTGGTCAGTAATCTGAAAACGGCCCATCAGGTTGAACACGGCGAACTGCCCTTGCTTGGCCTTGACGGTACCAAGCTCGGCAGGCGCGGCAGTGAAGTGCGTGCCGCTCTGCCAGTTCATGCCACCACCCACGGTCAGGCGGTCCAGCTCGGCCGGCAGGCGGTAGGTGGTCCACAGCTTGACCATGTTGGCCGGAAACACCGTGTTGATGCGCTCGCCGTCGGCATCCTTGATGATGCTGTGGTTGTAGCTGGCGCTGAGGTTCCAGCCCGGCTGCAACTCACCGCTGGCTTCCACTTCGAAGCCACGCGTGGTGGCACCGGAAATCGCCTCATAGGCCGCCGTGGTGGTACCTGGCACAACTCGGCCTGGGTCGACCACGGCAAGGTTGTCCTGCTTGATCTCGAACGCGGCGACGCTGGTTTGCAAGCGCCCGTCAAAATACTCGCTTTTCAGGCCGACTTCGTAGTTGTCGCCCTCGCGCGGCGCCAGCGTTGCGCCGCTGGCATCACGTACCGTCTGCGGCTTGAAGATACTGGTGTAGCTGGCATAGACCGAGTGAATGTCGTTCAGCGCGTAGACCACACCGGCATAGGGCGTTACCACGCCGCTTTCACGGTTACCCGGGATTTTGTTCGGCTGCGTGCTGAGGTCGTAGCGGTAGCGGTAGTTACTGACCCGGGCGCCCAGGATGAGCGACAGGTCGTCGGTGGGCCGCAGGCGCGTCGCCAGGTAGGTACCGCTCTGGTAGATGCTGGTATCGCCGTCGTAAAGCTTGCCGTTGGCGGTGTTGGGCTTGGTGGTGTAGTTGTCCCATGTGTAGAAGTTGACCCGGGTGCCCTCGATCGCGGTGCCGCGCAGCGGGTCGTGGTGGTTCTGGTAGCGGGAGAAGTTGTAGCCCAGCACCAGGTCATGTTCGCGGCCGAATGCCTGGAACGCCCCCTTGAGCTGCGCATCCACACCCACCTGCTTCTGCCATGTGCTGCCGGCGCCGCCGTACAGGCGCACGCCTTCGCCGGTCTGCTTGTCGGGGAAGCCCCAGCTGGCGGTGGCCAGGCGGTAGTCGTCGCGGTTGATGTACATCTGGTTCACTGCCAGCCGCAGGCTCCAGTCGTGGCCCAGTTTCTGTTCGAGGCTGGCGAAGGTGTTCAGTGCGTCCTGGGGGTTGCTGCTCCAGCGCGCGGCGCTATTGGTGGAGCGGGAAAAGTCGGTTTGCTCACCATTGCTGTAGAACAGCGGGAACGCCACCGAGGACGAGCCCTCTGGCCGGTTGCGCTGATAGTCGGCGCCCACGGTGAGCAAGGTGGTGTCGCTGAGGTCGGCCTCAAGGATGCCGTAGAACACCTGCTTTTCCTGGTGGTAGTGGTCGACGAAGCTGTCGTTCTGCTGGTAGGCGGCAACCATGCGCCCGCGCACATTGCCGTTGGGGGTCAACGGCCCGGACAGGTCGACCTCGGTGCGGTACTTGTTCCACGACCCCAGCCCAGCGCTGACATGCCCCTTGAACTCGGCGGTGGGGCGCTTGCGCACCAGGTTGATGGTGGCAGAAGGATCACCTGCGCCAGTCAGCAGGCCGGTGGCACCGCGCAGCACCTCCACATGGTCATAGATGGCCATGTCGGCGAGGCTTTGCGCCGACACCTGGCTGACGATATCAAGGGTGGTGGGAATGCCGTCGAACTGGTAGTTGTCTACCGAATAGCCACGCGAGTAGATGTTGAACCGCTCACTGCCCAGGCTTTGGACCGACAGGCCAGGGGTTTGCTGCAGCACTTCGGTGAGGTCGTTCAGGCCCTGGTCGTCCATGCGCTGGCGGGTGACCACGCTGATCGACTGCGGCGTTTCCCGTGGCGACAGGTCAAGCCCTGTACCGGCGCGCGTAGTGCCCAAGGTGTAGGCACCGGTGCCGTCGGTGGTATTGCCATAACGCTGGCTGTCGATGTTGATAGCACCCAGTTCCAGCGCCATGCCGCTGGCCGGCGCGCCGATCAGGTAACCCTCACCCGCCCGCTGCAGCTGCAGACCAGAGCCGGCGAGCAGCTGTTGCAAGGCCTGGGCGACGCTCATGCGCCCTTGCACGGCCGCCGCCTGACGGCCCTCGGCAGCATCCGTGGAAAACAGGATGCGGGTGCCGGTCTGCTGGGCCAGGGCGTTTAGCGAGCGGTCCAGGCGTTGGGCCGGAATGTCCAGGCTGAAGGTGGCATCCTGCGCCTGGACGGTGGCGCAGGTCAGCAGGCTGGCAGCCAGCAGCGTCAGCGGTGAAAGGTGGTTACCCATGTGTTCCCCATATGAACGATTCAAGTGACTTCATGGGGATGGCGGTTGGCCATGGGCGAATGTTGATGTGCCAATGAAAATAATTATCGGTTGCCTGTTCTGGCTCTTTCGCGGGTTTGCCCGCCCCCAGGATATCCGACCCATCGGATTCACCTCTGTAACCTGTGGGAGCGGGCAAGCCCGCGAAAAGGCCGGCGCAGGCGATCAATCAACCCGGCCAATGACCAAGCCACCATCAGCCGCGCGCACCACCGTCACAGGCAACACCGCTGGCAACTGATCCAGCAGTGCCCGCACCTGCCGGCTGTCGAACTCACCCGACAAGCGCAAACCCCCGGTACGTTCATCCGCCAGCCGCAATGGCACCTCGCTGTAGCGCTGCAAATCCACAACCGCATCGCGCAACGGTGTGCCGTCAAAACGCAACACCGAGCTGCGCCAGGCCTCCATCGCACCTGATGCCACGGCCTGCACCTCGCCCAACTCGCCAGCAGCAGCAAGCAGTTGCTGCCCGGCCCGCAGTGGTTGCACGCCGCCGTGTCCAATGCCGACCTCGACCGCCCCCTCGAGCACCCCTACCCGCACGCCACGCACATCGCTGCGCACGTCGAACACCGTACCGATATCACGCACCCGCACGCCCTGGCTGTGCACAATGAACGGCGCATCGGCATGCACTACGGTAAACCGCGCCTGCCCTTCGAGCAGTTCCAGCTGCCGGCTGCGCAGGTGCCGTTCAATCTGCAGGCGGCTACCCGAATCCAGCAGCACCTGGCTGCCGTCCGCCAGCACCAGCTCGCGCTGCGCGCCCACGGCCACCCTCACCTGCTCGGTATGCCAGGCAGGGTCCAGCCACCACAGGCTGCCCGCCACCAGCAACGACAGCAGGCTGGCCTTGGCCGCCTTGCCGGCCTTGCGCCGGCGTGCGGTCATGGCTTTGCCTTCGGCGAGCAACGCCTCGCGGGACGCCACCCGCTCACGCAGGGCTTCGCTGAACACCTCCAACGGGTCGGCCTGGGCCTTGCTTTCACGCTTGCCCTGGCTCATGCCCGTGCCTCGCCATGCAGGCGCCGGGCCGGTTCCCAGCGGCTGGCGATGGTACGCATCGCCCGGTTGAAGTGCTGGGTGACCATGTTGACCGAAATCTCCAGCTCGGCGGCAATGTCACGCTGAGCCATGCCATGGATACGGTGCAGCAGGAACACCTGGCGCTGACGTGCCGGCAGGGCCTCGATGATCGCCAGCAGGGCATGCAGCTGCTGCTCGAAATCCAGCTCGCGGGCACCGTCCCAGCTGTCCAGGGCGGGTTCGTCATGGCTCGCGGCAGCCAGGTGAGCCGCACGCAGCGATTCGGCGCGCACCCGGTCGATGGCCCGGTTGAAGGTGACCTTGCGCAGAAATGCCAGCGGCAGCGAAATGCGCTGGCGGGGAGGCTTGTCGAGAATCTGCAGGTAGACGTCATGCACCAGGTCGCGGGCAAAATGGCGGTCGCGAAAGCGCTGGCGGATGTAGCGAACCAGGTCGTCATAGTGCAACGCCAGCGCGTCGAGCAGTTCCTGGTTGGGCGGTGTATTAGACATGGAGGGCCGGCGCCAAGTGATAATGCTTCGCATTGTAGAGGCGCAGACCTGTGTTTGTCTGCTATGGCCTCATTGCCGGCAAGCCAGCTCCCACCAGGGTCACCACACGGCTGGGTACAGCTATCAACTGTGGGAGCTGGCTTGCCGGCGATGAGGCCGGAACTGACTACCTACGCGTGGAGTCAGTCCATGTATGCGCATGCCCATGAAGCCCTACATCGCCCTCGCCATCCTGGCCCTCATCGGCGCCGCCGCCCTGCTCGGCTCGCCGTGGATGAACCAGCGCTTCCACATGCCCGCAGAAAAAGCCCAGGCCCAACAACGCGAAACGGCCGGGTCCCCAAGGGAGCCGGCCGTTTCCAGACACGAGTGACGCTTAGTGCTGCTTGCTGCTGCCAGAGCGGATCTGGTGCACCACGCCCATTGCCACCACGACTGCCGCCGCGATACCGGTGGAAATAACCAGGATCTGGTAGTCAGGCATGAAGGCCATGGTTACCAGGGCGGCCACGATGAACGCGATCACCAGGTAGGTCAGCCACGGGAACAGCCACATCTTCAGGCGCACTTCCTTGCCTTCGGCAATCAGCTTGCGGCGCATGCGCAGTTGCGAGAAGGCAATCACCAGGTACACCAGCAGGGCGATCATCCCGGTGGTGTTCATCAAGGTATCCAGCACGTCTTTCGGGCGCAGGGTCTCGCTGAAGTTGATCAGCGCACACACCACGGCCACGGCGCACGAGCCCATGATCGCGTACACCGGTACACCGGTGCCGGCACGGGTGATCTTGAAGAACGACGGCGCATCGCCACGCTGAGCCAGGGAGAACAGCATGCGCGAAGCGGTGTAGTGGCCCGAGATCAGGCAGCTGCTCACCGAAGTCAGCACCACGAAGTTCATCAGCAGCTCGGCATACGGCACGCCCAGCAGTTCCAGGGTACGGCGATAGGCGCCATAGCCGGAAACGCCCAGGTGCGGGTCGTTCCACGGTACCAGGCAGACGATCAGGAAGATCGAACCGACGTAGAACAGGCAAACACGCCATACCACCGAGTTGGTGGCCTTGACGATCTGCGCGGCCGGGTCTTTGGCTTCGGAAGCTGCGATGGTGACAATTTCGGCGCCCAGGAAGGCGAACATCACCCCAAGCAGCGCACCGATCACGGTGGTGATGCCATTGGGCATGAAGCCTTCGGCGGTGAGGTGGCTGATGCCACGCACTTCACCGAACTGCCACACGTTCATCACGGCAGCGGTACACACGATCAGGAAGCAGACGATCGCGATCACCTTGATCAAGGCGAACCAGAACTCGAACTCACCGTAGTGCTTGACGTTGAAGAAGTTGACGGTGATCAGCAGCAGGGTCGTGGCCAGCACGAACACATTGACGCTAACGTCGGGGAAGAAGCCATGCAGGATCTTGCCCGCCACATAGGCTTCCCAGGCCATGAGGATGACCCAGTACCACCAGTACAGCCAGCCAATGGTGAAACCGGCCCAGCGGCCAATGGCGCGGTCGGCGTAGGTGGAGAACGAGCCGGTGTCTGGCGAGGAAGTCGCCATTTCACCCAGCATGCGCATGATCAGTACCACCAGGATGCCGCCCGCCAGGTAGGCCAGGACAGCGGCTGGGCCGGCGCTGTGGATCACGCTGCCGGAACCGACGAACAAGGCGCCGCCAATTACCCCGGCGATCGACATCATCGTCAGGTGGCGCGACTTCAGCGAGGCACTGAGCTTGCTCTCGTGCCCGCTTTTCGCGGTGGTGGTTGTGGATGTTGCGTCCATCAGTTGTGTACCCCGTGCTTCTTTTTATCCAAGGAAAACCGTGAAACCCCGATGGCTGGCGGCTTCACCTGTACATCAGTGCTAATGCGGGCAGGATGGTGTGAACGAACACACGCAGGCCCTCCATGGCGGCCTGCTGACGCGCCCCAGGACGACTGCCTGAAGCGAACTGAACATGCTTTATGTGGCGATATCCGACACCTAATGTAAAAATGTCCGACGCAGAGAGCCATGCACAGTGGCATGAATCTCGCACTGCACTGTACAGGTCGCCCTTGCAGTACACCCTGCAGACGCCAGGCGATACGCACCCTGAAGGCCCCGAATGTTCGAATTACATCCAGACTCCTCCACCCCGCTGGTCAACCAGATCATCGACGGGTTGCGTGAGTTGATCGACAACCAGACCCTGAAGCCGGGCGCCAAGGTGCCGTCTATCCGCGCCTTTGCCGCGAGCTATTCGGTGAGTACTTTCACCGTGGTCGAGGCCTACGATCGCCTGGTCGCCCAGGGCCTGCTGGTGAGCCGTGGCAATGCGGGGTTCTTCGTCAACCGTGCGGCGGGCGAACTACTGGAACGGCACAATACCGAGGCCGACGCCAGCCGACCAACGTTCAACTCCGAGTGGTACCTGCAGCAGATCTTCGAGATCCGCCAGTTGCCCTACAAACCGGGGTGCGGATGGTTGCCTAACGACTGGATGTACGAAGAAGGCCTGCGGCGTGGGCTGCGCCAGGTGGCGGGTAGCCCGCTGGAACTGTCGGGCTACGGCGACCCCATGGGCCTGATGGAGCTGCGTACGCTGACTGCGCAGAATTTGCAGCAAGAGCTTTCCATCGTCGCCAACCCGGCGCAGCTGATGCTCACCCACGGCGCCAGCCAGGCCCTGGACCTGGCCGCACGCACCCTGGTGCGCCCTGGCGATGTGGTGCTGGTGGACGACCCCGGCTACCCCAACCTGATGAGCATCCTGCGTACCCAGGGCGCGACGCTGGTCGGCGTGCCACGCACCCCGGCCGGCTACGACCTGAACCAGCTGGAACAATTGCTCACCCACCACCGCCCGACGGCGTTCTTCACCCAGCCGCACCTGCACAGCCCGACCTGCTCACGCACACCGCTGCCGCAGTTGCATCGCCTGCTGCAGCTGGCCAGCCAGCACGGCTTCCGCCTGGTGGAGAACAACCTGTACGCCGACATGGTCGCCGAGCCGCAGCCATGCCTGGCCAGCCTCGACCACCTGCAGCAGGTGGTGTACGTAGGCAGCTACTCCAAGAGCATTTCGCCCAACGTGCGGGTCGGCTACATGCTGGCCAACCCCGAGCTGATGCAGAAACTGCTGCACCTGAAAATGCGCTCAGGCCTGACCACCTCGCAGGTGATGGAGCGTGTGGTGTACGCCGCGATCATCGACGGCCGCTGGCGCAAGCACCTCAAGCGCCTGCGCCAGCGGCTGGCCGAGGCGCATCAGGAAGTTGGCCGGCATCTGCATCGATTGGGCTTCGAACTGTTCACCGAATCGGATGAAGGCATGTACATCTGGACCCGCCACCCGGCGATTCCGGACAGTGCCGCATTGCTGGATGATGCGCTGGAGAAAGGCATCATGCTTGGGCCTGGGCAGTTGTTCATGGTCGATGCCAAAGCGACCGGGTGGATGCGCTTCAATGTGGCGTTCAGTACCGACCCGGCGATGTGGGAGTTGCTGGAGAAGGTGTTCGTCAAGCATGTGCGCCGGGGTGGGATGTAGTTCGCCACGACATCCTCAGCGTGGGTAAGGTTTGCAGGAACTTGTGGGGCTTGTCCCGCGAAGGGGGCCATGCGATGCATGGCACCGGCTTTGCCGGTGTTCGCGGGGCACGCCCGCTCCCACAGCCCCCCTATTCAATGAGTTATGTCGACACGGCCCGCCCGTGCCAGCACAGCGTTCAGCAGTACATCAGCGCCCTGTCGGGCATCATCAGGCAGCACGTCCTCAGCCTCGTTGTGGCTCAGTCCACCGACGCAGGGGATGAACACCATCGCCGTCGGGCAGTACCGCGCCAACAGGATGGC belongs to Pseudomonas putida NBRC 14164 and includes:
- a CDS encoding YebC/PmpR family DNA-binding transcriptional regulator, which gives rise to MGAQWKAKHRETAANAKGKVMGKLSKEIQIAAKSGADPDMNPRLRLAIVQAKKASMTRETLERAIRKGAGLDGDTVQYSAVSYEGFAPHQVPLIVECLTDNVNRTVAQIRVLFRKGQLGASGSVAWDFNHVGLIEATPEGDADPEMAAIEAGAQDFEEGEEEGSTLFITDTTDLDAVQKALPEHGFTVTSAKIGYTPKNPVSAASLSAEALAEVEAFLEAIDENDDVQNVYVGLTA
- a CDS encoding FAD-dependent oxidoreductase — its product is MRPFWLQQALDSTQEAVCPPLQGDARCDVCIVGGGYTGLWTALMLKEAVPALDVLLIEADICGAGASGRNGGCALSWSAKYFTLERLFGMAEAVRLVRESERSIGDIGAFCAANGIDCDYRLDGTLYTATNAAQIGATDGVIAALEQKGINSFRRLPLEQVQRLAGSARHLEGWFSPAAATVQPGKLVRGLRRVALQRGVRIHEGTAMTGLEHGAPVQVRTAHGTVRADRVVLGLNAWMARAFPQFERSVAIVSSDMVITEPCPELLSQIGLDSGISVLDSRIFVHYYHNTSDGRLMLGKGGNTFAYGGRMLPVFDQPSPYRPLLGETVGEFFPALAEVPLAASWNGPSDRSVTGLPFFGRLDGQGNVFYGFGYSGSGVGPCHMGGQILSSLALGLDNPWTRSPLVKGPLGLFPPEPIRYLGSLMVRNAIRRKERAEDHGLRPRRLDVRLARFAAAAGKADKG
- a CDS encoding MFS transporter, whose product is MNQSLAAFKRWRIQIFAITWLAYAAFYFTRKAFSVAKLGIAEDPSFMLDKAAMANLDAIYLAAYAVGQFTWGMLADRFGPRVVVLGGLLISAVAAVVMGSYATFPIFATCMLVQGLAQSTGWAGLCKNIGSFFPASQRGRVLGLWSSCYAFGGLVASPFAGWWAYTLVGTWHAAFFSSAAVVALVAVLFFFLQRNKPEDVGLPAVEPEPQSMAPADNLCSVWAPLREILRNRTVLTLGLAYFLLKPARYAILLWGPVIVFEQMPSVGKVGAAIIPTAFELAGLLGPIMIGLASDKLFGARRMPACVISLVLLTMTLAAFMAAMHTGSVMLVVALLFVMGLTLYGPDSMISGAAAIDFGTAKAGATAAGFVNGCGSVGAVLGGLLPGYFDGVTVFIVFAGCALFSALVLLPHWNSRPASSVQSNDVAPNTSMAIKPLRT
- a CDS encoding LysR substrate-binding domain-containing protein, with amino-acid sequence MSVSHAQLKAFHAVAVHGSFTRAAQKLFLTQPAVSDQVRKLEERFGVLLFHRNKRSVQLTDLGERLLGISQRLFACEAEAQELLHDSRALHTGSLVLAVDAPVHVLPQVARFCQRYPGIQVKIETGNTDESLARLFSYQADLALLGRDVDDERLHCLPLRRDPMVAFVSHHHPWASRGSISLADLDDMPLVLREPGSVTRQTLEEEMQRAGLRIRPAIQVEGREAAREAVVVGIGVGVVSAAEFGADARVCALPIVDCQRHLTETLVCLSEQRTRRVVATFLQVVEEGL
- a CDS encoding DUF2784 domain-containing protein is translated as MLYRFAADTLVLLHLAFILLVLFGGLLVLKWRPALLIHLPALAWGLAVECLHLGCPLTTWENRMRSAAGGAGYQGGFVEHYIWPLIYPAGLTPHTQLLLGSIVLLLNLGIYSYVAWRWRRPSG
- the tam gene encoding trans-aconitate 2-methyltransferase; translation: MAWSANQYSLFEDERTRAVRDLLAAIPPRPVRHATDLGCGPGNSTEVLLQRYPDAQVTALDSDPDMIDKARERKRLRIPRVRTVIADIAGWSAPEPQDLILANASLQWVPDHASLYPHLVRQLSEGASLAVQTPDNLDEPAHRQLREIASQGPWAAKFADFQLPPRHNAAFYYDLLSPLCARVDVWRTTYHHPLAGGAEAVVEWFKGSALRPYLARLDEQEQADFLQMYLQAMQRDYPPATDGKVLLPFPRLFVIATR